The Streptobacillus felis genome includes the window TAGATTTCGCTGAATTAGGACCAGAAGTTGCAATGATACCTGTATTCAATGCATGGTGGGGTGTTGCAATAACTAATGCTTTCGGTTTTGAGTTATTAGCTAAAGATGGAGATAAATTTGTTTCTGATTTAACTAAAGAATGGGCAGAATTATCACCTGAAGTTCAAAATATGTTTGCTGGATTACATAAATATTGGCAAGCTTCAAATGAGAAAAAACTTCCTATGTTTGACTCATCTGCAGTTTATGGATTTATGGATGACAACTTCAAAACTGGAAACAAAGGTTCTGTAAGAATTTCTGGACCTTGGGACTTAACTGCTTGGTCAGGATTAGTTGGAGAAGATTTAGAAGTTGCTGGATTAAATCAAGCTAAATTTGCTGGACAAGAATTAAAACACTGGAAAGGTGGATGGGCTTTAGTAGTTAATGTAAGAAATGAAGAAGCTGCTGATAAATTAGCTTTATCTGAAGCTGTTATTGCTGAAATTATGAACCCTGCATACGCAGCAGATTTCTATAAATTAACAAGTAAAATCATGCCTAACGTTTCTAAAGAAGAATATGCTAAACTTGATTTATCTGACTTAGATAAAAAAGCTATTACTTCAGTAATCGAAGGTTATGAAGGAGCAGTTTCTAGACCATTATTCCAAGAATGGGGACAAGTATGGGGAACATGGGAAAATGCTTTACTTTCATGGGAAGCTAAAAAACCTGCAACTCCAGAAGATGCATATAAAGAAATACAAGCAAGCTTTAAAGCACTGTTAACAAATTTAGGACAATAATAAAATTGAGTAAGTGTTAAAAGCACTTACTCTTTTTTTAAAAAAAGAGGTTTTATGAAACTAGATAAAGTAACATTAAATAAATATTTACTTATGGTTTTGTTTATAATGATATTTGAGAGTTTAAGCAGTATGTATGCTGTAAAAAGTATAGATATTTTTAATAAGGTACATATTGAAACAGGAATATCACTGAATGATTATATCACTATTGAAATGATAAAATATTTTAGTTCAGTATCAATATTTATTATTTTTTCAATATATACATATATTACTTATAAACATTATAAAATAAATAGTTTATATAAGGGAGTATGGACGTTATTTATTATTGCAAATATACTTTTTAAAATATTTGTATTTAAGCAAGACACGATATTTTACTATTTAAGTATAATAGTGCAATTTATCTTGGTTGTTTATATTATTAAATTTAAAGAAAAAGAAAGAGAGGAATGATCATGAATCATAAAGTCTATGATAGTTTAGATAATCCTCATGCAAGGAAAAATCTTTATTTAAAAGATGTAGCTGATGGTATTACTACAAACAAAGCTTCACATGCATATAATGTGGAAATGAAAAAGTTACTTGAAGAAGAAAAAATATACCTTTCTGCATTAAATAAATTAAAAGCATCTGAGAAAACTACTTTATTATCAAAATATGATAAAAAAGAAGCAAGTTTAAGATTAGAATTATTTGAAGCAGAAAAAATAGGTACTTTTTATGTAGGTAAAGAGGATAAAAGTTATGACTTTGAATTAGAATCAAAGAAAAACAAAATAAAAATAGATAGATTACCTAGTATAATAGAATTATACAGTGATTCAATTAGAGAAAAGAAAGACTTACAACTAAAGTTATCAACTCTTTCAAAACAAGATGACGAATTAAAAGTCAAAGAGTTTGAATCTAAAAAGTCAAAATTGACTGAAGAATTTAAATCTAATGTTGACAAATTAAAAAATAGTCATAGTGAAGGTTTAATTTCTAAAAAAGCATTAAAAACTCAAATAGAACAATTGAAAATGGAATTAAAAGATAAGCTAGAAGTATTAAAACTTGATATTCCTAGTGAAGCAATAAAAAGTAGAATAAGTGTTTTAAATTATTTATCTACTGTAGAAGTTAAATCAAGATATAAGATTATGCAACAAGATATTGCAGATTTATATAGAAAAATACCAGTAGAAATAGAATCAATTAATAAAACACCTGCACTATTATCAATATTATTCCCAGGACTAGGACAATATCATAATAAACAATACTTTAAGGCAGCATTATTCTTTATAGGATTATTATTTATATATTTTGTTGCTATTCCTTATACTCTAGGATATGGAAACTATAGAGGTGAGGGAATAAGAGGTTTAATGACACTAGCAAAAAATGGTAAAAAATTAGATAAATCTATCATATTCATGATAGAAGGTATAATTTCAATTATTTTAATATTATTTACTATAACTATTTCTTTATTATCATATAAAGATGCAAAAGATGTAATGGTAGATAAATTAAGAGGAGTTAGACCAAGAACAGCATTTGAAACTATAGAATCATTAAAAGAAGATGGATTCCCTTACATAGTTTCTATAAGTTCATTTATATTATTAATATTTGTTGTTATTTTACCTATAATGACTACAATATTACTTTCATTTGCAGGTATGGATCCTAATAATCAATCTAAATTTAGTTGGATAGGACTTGAAAACTATAAACTATTACTTACAGGAACAGGTATAGCAGGAGGACCTTTCTGGTTAATCTTAGGATGGACATTAATTTGGACATTATTTGCAACAACACTTGCAATTACTGTAGGATTTGGTCTTGCATTACTTGCAAATAACGAAAGAATTAAAGGTAAAACATTATATAGAACTATTTATTTATTACCATGGGCCGTTCCAGCATTTATTACAATAATGTTCTTTAGTATTATGTCTTCTAGAACAGGTCAAATAACTAAAATGCTTGAATTTATACTGGGTGGAGACTGGGCTATTAAAAATAGTACAACTTTAACTAGAATAGCTTTAATTTCATTACAAACATGGCTTGGAAGTTCATATGTATTCCTATTATCAACAGGTGTATTACAAGGTATACCTTCAGATTTATATGAAGCTGCAGATATAGATGGTGCAACAGCTTGGCAAAAATTATCAAGAATTACTATACCTCTAGTATTATTCCAAACAGCTCCATTATTAATAGGACAATATACATTTAACTTTAATAATTTCTCTATAATTTATCTATTTAATGGTGGAGGTCCTTTTGATCCATCTAAATATGGTAACTTAGCAGGAAGTACAGATTTATTAATTTCATATATATATAAATTAACTATAGAAAAACAATATCAATCTATAGGGGCTGCAATAACAGTATTTATATCTATAGGATTAATGTTTGTAGCATATTTAGGATTTAAAAACTCTAAAGCTTTCAAGGAGGGTAAATAATGGCTAAGAAAAGTAAAAATACTAATTTATATTTATCAGATAAACCACCTTTGAATTTTGCGGGAAAAGTTGGGTTAGCACTTAGTTATATTATTTTAACTATCTGGGCTTTATTAATTATAGTGCCATTAGTTTTCATGGTAGTGGCATCATTTAATGGTGAACAAGAAAAATACCTAATTTTAGGATCAACTTTTAAATTTTCACTAAAACATTATGGAATATTATTTAGCAAAACATTATTCTTAAGATGGGTTGTTAATACTATTGCGATAGCAACAGCTACAGCTTTATTTACATTATTAATAGTATCTTTCACAGGATATGTATATTCAAGATTTAGATTTAAAGGTAAAAAGGTTTCATTAATGGCTATAATGTTAATACAAGTTATACCTGCATTTGCTGGGATAGCTGCATATTACACTATGCATCAAATTATAGTTTCAATATTTCCTTTCTTTACAAGAACTTTAATGTTAATTTCTATTTATGCAATAGGTGGTATTGCAGGAAATACATTTATACTAAAAGGATATATTGATTCAATTTCGCCTGAGTTAGATGAAGCAGCTAGAATGGAAGGTTCATCTAATATGCAAGTATATAGATTAATCATTATGCCTATAGCAAGACCTATGCTTGCAATTATAGCTTTATGGTCATTTATAGGTCCATTTATGGATTTCTTATTACCAAGAATATTACTTACAAATCCTAAACAATATACACTTGCAGCTGGTTTATTTACATTAATTTCTGATGATAGAACAAGACTAGAACCAGTATTTGCTGCAGGAGGAATTTTAACAGCAATACCTATAGTACTATTATTTATAGTACTACAAAAACAATTAGTATCTGGATTAAGTAGTGGATCAGTGAAAGGATAGGAGAATATATGAAAGTAGAATTAAAAAATGTAGGAAAAAAATATGAAGGAAATGATGTATATACATTAGAAAATATTAACTTAGAAATAGAAGACAAAGATTTTTGTGTTATCTTAGGTCCATCAGGATGTGGTAAATCGACTTTACTAAGAATGATAGCAGGATTAAATTCTATAACAACAGGAGAATTATTATTTGATGATAAAATCATGAATAAAGTACATTCAAAAGATAGAAATATAGCTATGGTTTTCCAAAGTTATGCACTTTATCCACATATGACAGTTTATGATAATATGGCATTCTCATTAGCTATGAGAAAAATGGATAAAAAAATGATACATGAAAGAGTTTTAGAGGCAGCAAAAATTTTACAAATTGAAAAATATCTTTATTCAAAACCTTCTGATATTTCTGGAGGACAAAGACAAAGGGTTGCATTAGGACGTGCAATAGTTAGAAAACCAGCAGTATTCTTAATGGATGAGCCTTTATCTAACTTAGATGCTAAGTTAAGAGAACATATGAGAATAGAGTTAGTTAAAATACATAGAAATTTAGACACTACAACTATATATGTTACTCATGACCAAACTGAAGCTATGACTATGGGAACTAGAATAGTATTAATGAATAATAGTGTTATTCAACAAGTTGGTAAACCAGAAGAATTTTACAACAAACCACAAAATATATTTGTAGCTAAATTTATAGGGTCACCTACTATGAATATTATGGAAGGATATATAAAAGATGCTCACTTCATTTCAAATTCTGAAGAGGTAGTTATTAAAGCTAACGATATAGATAAAGAAAGATTAAGAGAATATGAAGGTAAAAAAGTATCTTTAGGTATTAGATCTGAAAGATTCTTAAGTGGTGAAGGACATGAAAATAGATTTGCTGCTACTATAGAAGTAATAGAAATGTTAGGAAAAGAAAAATTACTTTATTGTAAATTAACTGACGGAACTAACTTAGTAGTTACAATGCCAGGACATTATAACTATGAAATAGGAGAAGTACA containing:
- a CDS encoding ABC transporter substrate-binding protein → MNFKKLATSAFLMFSLLLSCGAKEEAKAETGEALTGHIVVQAEETWVPYYEAAIARVKEKNPEATIDLKVIGAFDHMKVIEETNAENEDVADVFTIPLDRIESLHGKDLLASFDAKALGEKIGGFGDFDKGLGGQLMFDGSYFGFPFNIETLFLGINTKNVEANGVDLANLDFAELGPEVAMIPVFNAWWGVAITNAFGFELLAKDGDKFVSDLTKEWAELSPEVQNMFAGLHKYWQASNEKKLPMFDSSAVYGFMDDNFKTGNKGSVRISGPWDLTAWSGLVGEDLEVAGLNQAKFAGQELKHWKGGWALVVNVRNEEAADKLALSEAVIAEIMNPAYAADFYKLTSKIMPNVSKEEYAKLDLSDLDKKAITSVIEGYEGAVSRPLFQEWGQVWGTWENALLSWEAKKPATPEDAYKEIQASFKALLTNLGQ
- a CDS encoding ABC transporter permease subunit → MNHKVYDSLDNPHARKNLYLKDVADGITTNKASHAYNVEMKKLLEEEKIYLSALNKLKASEKTTLLSKYDKKEASLRLELFEAEKIGTFYVGKEDKSYDFELESKKNKIKIDRLPSIIELYSDSIREKKDLQLKLSTLSKQDDELKVKEFESKKSKLTEEFKSNVDKLKNSHSEGLISKKALKTQIEQLKMELKDKLEVLKLDIPSEAIKSRISVLNYLSTVEVKSRYKIMQQDIADLYRKIPVEIESINKTPALLSILFPGLGQYHNKQYFKAALFFIGLLFIYFVAIPYTLGYGNYRGEGIRGLMTLAKNGKKLDKSIIFMIEGIISIILILFTITISLLSYKDAKDVMVDKLRGVRPRTAFETIESLKEDGFPYIVSISSFILLIFVVILPIMTTILLSFAGMDPNNQSKFSWIGLENYKLLLTGTGIAGGPFWLILGWTLIWTLFATTLAITVGFGLALLANNERIKGKTLYRTIYLLPWAVPAFITIMFFSIMSSRTGQITKMLEFILGGDWAIKNSTTLTRIALISLQTWLGSSYVFLLSTGVLQGIPSDLYEAADIDGATAWQKLSRITIPLVLFQTAPLLIGQYTFNFNNFSIIYLFNGGGPFDPSKYGNLAGSTDLLISYIYKLTIEKQYQSIGAAITVFISIGLMFVAYLGFKNSKAFKEGK
- a CDS encoding ABC transporter ATP-binding protein, translated to MKVELKNVGKKYEGNDVYTLENINLEIEDKDFCVILGPSGCGKSTLLRMIAGLNSITTGELLFDDKIMNKVHSKDRNIAMVFQSYALYPHMTVYDNMAFSLAMRKMDKKMIHERVLEAAKILQIEKYLYSKPSDISGGQRQRVALGRAIVRKPAVFLMDEPLSNLDAKLREHMRIELVKIHRNLDTTTIYVTHDQTEAMTMGTRIVLMNNSVIQQVGKPEEFYNKPQNIFVAKFIGSPTMNIMEGYIKDAHFISNSEEVVIKANDIDKERLREYEGKKVSLGIRSERFLSGEGHENRFAATIEVIEMLGKEKLLYCKLTDGTNLVVTMPGHYNYEIGEVHNFGFDTEALHFFDENGNRI
- a CDS encoding sugar ABC transporter permease, giving the protein MAKKSKNTNLYLSDKPPLNFAGKVGLALSYIILTIWALLIIVPLVFMVVASFNGEQEKYLILGSTFKFSLKHYGILFSKTLFLRWVVNTIAIATATALFTLLIVSFTGYVYSRFRFKGKKVSLMAIMLIQVIPAFAGIAAYYTMHQIIVSIFPFFTRTLMLISIYAIGGIAGNTFILKGYIDSISPELDEAARMEGSSNMQVYRLIIMPIARPMLAIIALWSFIGPFMDFLLPRILLTNPKQYTLAAGLFTLISDDRTRLEPVFAAGGILTAIPIVLLFIVLQKQLVSGLSSGSVKG